In one window of Macrotis lagotis isolate mMagLag1 chromosome 5, bilby.v1.9.chrom.fasta, whole genome shotgun sequence DNA:
- the ABHD15 gene encoding protein ABHD15: MAAWGPGLALAALGLLCLLARWLGRLPGRSGREPGPGEEEGAKGAAVQEGDEGEEGEEGEDGEAAAGAAPWGGFEQGQELAPGGCRLIYKRSALAHCLLRAFRGAPALRAPGPGSWRSGPHLQTFCHFLLPPGPGLRLAREHLQLADNGLVALDWVVGPSAPSPQLLTSAHSSPPVLLVIPNSWGRLTQNVAQLCLLALEKGYYPVIFHRRGHQGCPLLSTQLQTFGDPSDLKEAVTYIRFRQPAAPLFLVSEGSGSALLLSYLGECGSSSYATGAACISPILRCREWFEDGLPWLYERAFLLHQKITLSRYATALDDIVDTDKLFMSRSLREFEEALFCQTKNLPISWDTYWDENDPLRDVDEAAVPVLCICSADDPVRGPPDQTLPTKLFQNNPYFFLLLSRHGGHCGFLREDPSPAWSHEATLEYFQALNEFFRSEERVKGLSRHRSSFLAGRRRRFTLQKREGAPTSPRLEEMFSWKRSYTK; this comes from the exons ATGGCCGCCTGGGGCCCCGGCCTGGCCCTGGCCGCCCTGGGCTTGCTCTGCCTCCTGGCCCGCTGGCTGGGGCGACTGCCCGGCAGGAGCGGCCGGGAGCCCGGACCCGGGGAAGAGGAGGGAGCCAAGGGAGCCGCGGTGCAGGAGGGCGACGAGGGCGAGGAGGGCGAGGAGGGCGAGGACGGGGAGGCGGCGGCCGGCGCGGCCCCGTGGGGCGGCTTCGAGCAGGGCCAGGAGCTGGCGCCGGGGGGCTGCCGCCTGATCTACAAGCGCTCTGCGCTGGCCCACTGCCTCCTGCGCGCCTTCCGCGGGGCCCCGGCCCTCCGCGCGCCTGGCCCCGGCTCCTGGCGCTCGGGGCCCCATCTCCAGACCTTCTGCCACTTCCTGCTCCCGCCGGGCCCCGGGCTCCGGCTGGCCAGGGAGCACCTCCAGCTGGCGGACAACGGGCTGGTAGCCCTGGACTGGGTGGTGGGGCCTTCGGCGCCCAGCCCCCAGCTGCTGACCAGCGCCCACAGCTCCCCTCCCGTCCTGCTGGTCATCCCCAACTCCTGGGGCCGCCTCACGCAGAACGTGGCCCAGCTCTGCCTCCTGGCCCTGGAGAAGGGCTACTACCCAGTCATCTTCCACCGACGAGGCCACCAAGGCTGCCCGTTGCTCAGCACTCAGCTGCAGACCTTCGGGGACCCCTCAGACCTCAAGGAGGCCGTCACCTACATTCGCTTCAGGCAGCCGGCCGCGCCGCTGTTCCTGGTGAGCGAGGGCTCCGGCTCGGCCTTGCTGCTGTCCTACCTGGGCGAGTGCGGGTCCTCCAGCTACGCCACAGGGGCAGCCTGTATCTCACCCATTCTCCGCTGCAGGGAGTGGTTTGAGGATGGGCTGCCTTGGCTCTACGAAAGGGCCTTCCTGCTGCACCAGAAAATCACTCTGAGCAG ATATGCTACAGCCTTAGATGACATAGTGGACACAGACAAACTGTTTATGAGTCGCTCTCTGCGTGAATTTGAGGAGGCCCTTTTCTGCCAGACCAAGAACCTCCCCATCAGTTGGGACACCTACTGGGATGAGAATGATCCCCTTCGGGATGTGGATGAGGCTGCAGTCCCTGTACTGTGCATCTGCAGTGCCGATGACCCCGTGAGAGGCCCTCCAGATCAAACGTTGCCCACCAAACTCTTCCAGAACAACCCCTACTTCTTCCTCCTACTCAGCCGCCATGGGGGCCACTGTGGTTTCCTCCGGGAAGATCCTTCCCCAGCTTGGAGTCATGAGGCTACCCTGGAGTATTTCCAGGCTCTGAATGAATTCTTCAGATCAGAAGAGAGGGTGAAGGGGCTCTCCCGCCACCGCTCTTCATTTTTGGCAGGCCGCCGTCGCCGATTTACTTTACAAAAGCGAGAAGGAGCACCAACCTCCCCTCGACTTGAGGAGATGTTTAGCTGGAAGCGGTCATATACAAAGTGA